The Chryseobacterium phocaeense genome includes the window CATAAATTCCTGCAACCGCAACACAGCCCAGGAAAAATAAGGAAACATTGGTTTGCCATTTCGGATCATCAATAAGGAATGACCAGATCAGTCCTGCCGCAAGGAAACCATTATACAGCCCCTGATTGGCAGCCAGACCTTTTGTGGGTTTAAACATTTCAGCCGGTAATGCCGCTTTGAATACCTCTCTCCCTTTGGTTTCCCAGGCGAACATTTCCATCCACAGGATATAGATATGTTCCAGTGCAACAACAGCAATCAGAATTTTAGCAACGAG containing:
- a CDS encoding DUF1304 domain-containing protein; translation: MELVAKILIAVVALEHIYILWMEMFAWETKGREVFKAALPAEMFKPTKGLAANQGLYNGFLAAGLIWSFLIDDPKWQTNVSLFFLGCVAVAGIYGAVSAAKKIFFVQALPAILAIIAVLLK